The following are encoded together in the Flavihumibacter fluvii genome:
- a CDS encoding serine hydrolase domain-containing protein — MYKKFIAPILASFLVLLNVQTVTAQAIPDSITNRIDSLFGKWTLGNSPGCAVGIVRNDSLIFAKGYGKANLEYGIFNTPGTLFHMASISKQFAGWSMILLAKQGKLKLDDDVRKYLPWFPDLKHKITIQHLLNHTSGIRDQWQLLAISGTRLDDVITQAHVVKILSQQRALNFTPGEEYSYSNSGFTMLAEIVKSVTGQTLRQFTDSAIFKPLGMASTHFHDDNSEIERGRAYSYNRKDSAHFSNAILSYSVAGATSLFTTVNDMSRWAMNFYSHHSGDQRDIDLLTHQGKLNSGKLLDYANGIAVGKHNGWREFSHGGADAGFRTYLTVFPDNKMAFMVFSNLGDFDPGGMAYAIADLFIKDSSLKKVEKKAPRDSAAAVLKNPAVWKKFLGDYIGNDGLPFNFYVKGNSLYYRVFDETNFLIPEQKDTFSIPAAPEIKFRFSIKGKDTLADVFTPSKTYHVKKYIVDSLRSDAFLKAYTGKYYSKELDCSYSIILKNHHLYLTNAKYDDARLNLIGTEHLTNENWWINHVKMIRDSNKTIKGFEVNSGRIQHLRFDKIK; from the coding sequence ATGTATAAAAAATTCATTGCCCCAATACTTGCAAGTTTTTTGGTATTGTTGAATGTACAAACGGTAACGGCGCAGGCCATTCCCGACTCCATCACCAACAGAATTGATTCTTTATTCGGAAAATGGACGCTTGGAAATAGTCCGGGTTGCGCCGTTGGTATCGTCCGCAATGATTCCCTGATATTCGCTAAAGGTTATGGAAAGGCAAACCTGGAATACGGGATTTTTAACACACCGGGCACATTGTTTCATATGGCGTCCATTTCCAAACAATTTGCCGGCTGGTCCATGATCTTACTGGCCAAACAGGGTAAGTTGAAGCTGGATGATGATGTCCGCAAATACCTGCCCTGGTTTCCCGACCTGAAACATAAGATCACGATACAGCACCTGTTGAACCATACCAGTGGCATCCGTGATCAGTGGCAGTTACTGGCCATTTCAGGAACCAGGTTAGATGATGTTATTACCCAGGCGCATGTAGTGAAGATATTAAGCCAGCAGCGCGCTTTAAATTTCACACCGGGGGAAGAATACAGTTATTCCAACAGCGGGTTTACCATGCTGGCGGAGATTGTTAAATCAGTGACCGGGCAAACCCTGCGGCAGTTTACCGATTCAGCTATTTTTAAACCATTGGGTATGGCCAGCACCCATTTCCACGATGATAATTCCGAGATCGAAAGGGGGCGGGCTTATTCGTATAACCGGAAGGATAGTGCGCATTTTTCCAATGCCATTTTAAGTTATTCTGTGGCCGGGGCAACCAGCCTTTTCACAACGGTCAATGATATGAGCCGGTGGGCGATGAATTTTTATTCCCACCATTCAGGTGATCAGCGCGATATTGATTTGCTGACCCATCAAGGGAAATTGAATAGTGGAAAATTACTCGATTATGCCAACGGCATCGCGGTAGGTAAGCATAATGGATGGCGGGAATTTTCCCATGGTGGTGCAGATGCAGGATTCCGGACCTACCTCACTGTTTTCCCGGATAATAAAATGGCCTTCATGGTATTCAGCAACCTGGGTGACTTTGATCCGGGTGGCATGGCTTATGCGATCGCTGACCTTTTCATAAAAGATAGTTCCCTAAAAAAAGTGGAAAAAAAAGCACCTCGGGACAGTGCTGCTGCCGTATTGAAAAATCCTGCGGTATGGAAGAAATTCCTGGGTGATTATATTGGAAATGATGGACTTCCTTTCAATTTTTATGTAAAGGGCAATAGCCTTTATTACCGTGTTTTTGATGAAACCAATTTTTTGATCCCCGAACAAAAGGATACGTTTTCAATACCCGCTGCCCCTGAAATTAAATTCAGGTTCAGTATTAAGGGGAAGGATACACTGGCAGATGTATTTACTCCTTCAAAAACCTACCATGTAAAAAAATATATTGTTGATTCCCTTCGGTCAGATGCATTTTTAAAGGCATATACAGGAAAGTATTATAGCAAAGAACTGGATTGCAGTTATAGTATAATATTAAAGAACCACCATCTATACCTCACCAATGCAAAATATGACGATGCCAGACTCAACCTAATCGGCACAGAACATTTGACCAATGAAAACTGGTGGATCAATCATGTGAAGATGATACGGGATAGTAATAAAACTATCAAAGGCTTTGAAGTGAATTCGGGCCGCATACAACATTTACGGTTTGATAAAATAAAATAA
- a CDS encoding alpha/beta hydrolase-fold protein, whose protein sequence is MRKVHLLLWTIFACSMGSAQSGNSIVIGKIDSVSSKILKEQRKIWVYVPDGGPVGQYAAQRYPVLYLLDGDAHFFSVVGMVQQLSTVNGNMICPEMIVVGIPNTDRTRDLTPTHVDADPPYMDSAFSKTSGGGSNFIAFIEKELIPYIESKYPTQPYRMLIGHSFGGLTVMNTFVHYTKLFNSYVCIDPSMWWDHQKLLLESKKVLAERKFPNTALYLGIANTMDDGMDIKNIRKDTAGSSKHIRSILDLSSYFEQNKQNGLKYKGKYYSEDSHCSVPLITEYDALRFIFDFYPMKITGKDFEDTTAAFSRKLDGHYTKVSQKMGYKVAPPEMMINSIGYEALALKQYKKAESFFSLNVANYPESGNVYDSMGDYYEAVRAKEMAIDFYKKALSISGNPETRKKLEKLQQ, encoded by the coding sequence ATGAGAAAAGTTCACTTATTGTTATGGACAATCTTTGCCTGTTCAATGGGTTCCGCCCAATCTGGTAACAGCATTGTAATAGGGAAAATTGACAGTGTTTCATCTAAAATTCTCAAGGAGCAAAGAAAGATCTGGGTCTATGTGCCGGATGGTGGTCCGGTTGGCCAGTATGCTGCGCAGCGTTACCCCGTCCTGTACCTGTTGGATGGTGACGCGCATTTCTTTTCAGTCGTCGGCATGGTCCAGCAACTGAGCACTGTTAATGGCAACATGATTTGCCCTGAAATGATTGTTGTAGGCATTCCCAATACTGACCGGACCAGGGATCTTACACCAACACATGTGGACGCAGATCCGCCATATATGGACAGCGCCTTTTCCAAAACTTCCGGCGGTGGTTCGAATTTCATTGCCTTCATCGAAAAGGAGCTGATACCATATATTGAAAGTAAGTATCCGACACAACCCTATAGGATGCTGATTGGCCACTCCTTTGGTGGATTGACCGTGATGAATACCTTCGTCCACTATACCAAATTGTTCAATTCCTATGTATGTATTGATCCAAGTATGTGGTGGGATCACCAGAAATTATTACTGGAATCGAAAAAGGTATTGGCGGAAAGAAAATTTCCCAACACAGCATTATATCTTGGCATTGCCAATACGATGGATGATGGCATGGATATTAAGAACATAAGGAAAGATACCGCCGGCTCATCAAAACATATCCGTTCTATCCTTGATTTAAGCAGCTATTTTGAACAGAACAAACAGAACGGGTTGAAATATAAGGGCAAATATTATAGTGAAGACTCGCACTGTTCCGTACCCCTGATCACGGAATATGATGCGCTGCGTTTCATCTTTGATTTTTATCCAATGAAGATAACAGGTAAAGATTTTGAAGATACAACGGCAGCTTTTTCCAGGAAGCTGGACGGGCATTACACGAAAGTTTCCCAAAAGATGGGGTATAAGGTGGCTCCACCGGAAATGATGATCAACAGCATCGGCTACGAGGCCCTGGCCTTAAAGCAATATAAAAAGGCGGAGAGTTTTTTCAGCCTGAATGTTGCTAATTATCCTGAAAGTGGTAATGTATATGATTCAATGGGCGATTATTATGAAGCAGTGCGTGCAAAGGAAATGGCCATTGACTTTTATAAGAAAGCCTTGTCAATTTCCGGCAATCCGGAAACCCGGAAAAAATTAGAAAAATTGCAGCAGTAA
- a CDS encoding fasciclin domain-containing protein, which translates to MKKIVLGLVGMAILSSAMVMATAVNNIKIDTTAVYPQALKDVVDITIGSPDHTTLVAAVKAAGLVETLKSAGPFTVFAPTNAAFNALPKGTVEGLLKPESKSALTNVLTYHVVAGAVKAADLKDGQKIKTLQGEELTVSIKGGKVKINGATVSAADLTGSNGVVHVINAVMLPKN; encoded by the coding sequence ATGAAAAAGATTGTACTGGGATTAGTGGGTATGGCTATTTTATCGTCAGCAATGGTGATGGCTACAGCGGTAAACAACATCAAAATAGATACGACTGCTGTTTATCCGCAAGCACTAAAAGATGTAGTTGATATTACTATTGGTTCGCCCGACCATACCACATTGGTGGCTGCTGTAAAAGCAGCGGGCCTGGTTGAAACCCTTAAAAGTGCAGGGCCATTTACCGTATTTGCTCCAACCAATGCGGCATTTAATGCATTGCCAAAAGGAACGGTTGAAGGCCTGCTAAAGCCAGAAAGCAAAAGCGCCCTTACTAATGTATTAACCTACCACGTGGTAGCAGGTGCTGTAAAAGCAGCCGACCTGAAAGATGGCCAGAAAATAAAGACCCTTCAAGGTGAAGAACTTACAGTTTCAATTAAAGGCGGGAAAGTAAAGATCAATGGAGCTACTGTATCAGCTGCTGATTTAACCGGAAGTAATGGTGTTGTACATGTGATCAATGCTGTGATGCTGCCGAAAAATTAA
- a CDS encoding nuclear transport factor 2 family protein, protein MKNTDLIKEMYANFSTGNVPAVLALYDPTIEWRECMGMPFVEGDGIFIGPDAVVANVFMKIGEYFDGFNIAVTDIFGEGDKVAMVGYYQGTNKATGKPFKANAAHIWTLKDGKVTHFFQAVDTALLAK, encoded by the coding sequence ATGAAAAACACAGACCTGATCAAGGAAATGTATGCGAATTTTTCTACTGGAAATGTACCGGCAGTTTTAGCCCTTTATGATCCGACTATTGAATGGCGTGAATGCATGGGCATGCCATTTGTAGAGGGCGATGGTATTTTTATTGGCCCGGATGCGGTGGTTGCAAATGTATTCATGAAAATCGGGGAGTATTTTGATGGGTTTAATATTGCTGTTACCGACATTTTTGGCGAAGGGGATAAAGTGGCCATGGTCGGTTATTACCAGGGAACGAATAAAGCCACAGGCAAACCATTTAAAGCAAATGCAGCGCATATCTGGACCTTAAAGGATGGCAAAGTGACGCATTTTTTCCAGGCTGTGGATACTGCATTGTTAGCGAAATAA
- a CDS encoding heparan-alpha-glucosaminide N-acetyltransferase domain-containing protein, with protein MASINLLRGVIIIIMALDHCRSYFHAPAQVLDSMDLETTSPILFGTRWITHLCVSIFVFLSGISAWLQHEWKTTRELSSFLITRGLC; from the coding sequence ATGGCATCGATCAATTTATTACGGGGCGTCATCATAATCATTATGGCATTGGATCATTGCCGGAGTTATTTTCATGCGCCTGCCCAGGTGCTGGATTCCATGGACCTGGAAACAACTTCACCAATTCTCTTTGGAACCCGCTGGATTACCCACCTCTGCGTATCCATTTTTGTTTTCCTTTCAGGTATTTCTGCCTGGCTGCAGCATGAATGGAAAACAACCCGGGAACTGAGCAGTTTTTTAATTACCCGGGGATTATGTTGA
- a CDS encoding c-type cytochrome, with protein sequence MLKKIFKWAGVILLLFILVLSATVLMRQHLKYDAPYPSGIKASKDSAVLARGKYLVYGPAHCADCHGAAGTEDLVDKGQEVALTGGKVFDLPIGKIYPRNITSDDETGIGKLTDAQIARSLRYGVGYDGRAMFNFMPFHNTSDEDLTAIISYVRSMQPVKHKVPDHAYNLLGKVIKAFVLKPVGPDGEVLQTIQPDSTVEYGKYLATSVANCRGCHTNRDLKTGAFIGKDFSGGFQMEEKGFTFHTPNLTPDKKTGHLTGWSEEVFLQRFRKGKVYPQSPMPWGPFGRMSDTEIKAIYRYLLSVEPVDNKIAMIVEEKN encoded by the coding sequence ATGTTAAAGAAAATATTTAAATGGGCAGGTGTAATCCTGTTATTATTTATTCTTGTTTTATCGGCTACGGTTTTAATGCGGCAACATTTAAAATATGATGCACCTTACCCGTCGGGTATCAAGGCCAGTAAGGACAGTGCTGTTCTGGCAAGGGGTAAATACCTTGTGTATGGACCTGCACATTGTGCCGATTGCCATGGGGCAGCCGGCACAGAAGACCTCGTGGATAAGGGCCAGGAAGTAGCACTCACCGGCGGAAAGGTTTTTGACCTGCCTATCGGAAAGATCTATCCAAGAAATATAACGTCTGATGATGAAACGGGCATCGGCAAACTTACGGATGCGCAAATTGCTCGTTCGTTGCGCTACGGTGTTGGGTATGATGGCCGTGCTATGTTTAATTTCATGCCCTTCCATAATACCAGTGATGAAGATCTTACGGCCATTATTTCTTATGTGCGCAGCATGCAGCCGGTTAAGCATAAAGTACCTGATCATGCCTATAATTTACTTGGAAAAGTGATCAAGGCATTTGTCCTGAAACCTGTTGGTCCGGATGGCGAAGTGCTTCAAACTATACAACCGGATTCTACTGTGGAATACGGTAAATACCTGGCTACCAGTGTTGCCAATTGCCGCGGCTGCCACACCAACCGTGACCTGAAAACAGGCGCTTTTATCGGTAAGGATTTTTCAGGTGGATTTCAGATGGAGGAGAAGGGATTTACTTTTCATACCCCTAACCTTACACCGGATAAAAAGACCGGCCATTTAACCGGATGGAGCGAAGAGGTTTTCCTGCAACGTTTCCGAAAAGGAAAAGTGTATCCCCAGTCGCCTATGCCATGGGGTCCCTTTGGCAGGATGAGTGATACAGAAATAAAAGCTATTTACCGGTACCTGCTGAGTGTGGAACCAGTAGACAATAAAATCGCCATGATTGTTGAGGAAAAAAACTAA